The following are encoded in a window of Harmonia axyridis chromosome 7, icHarAxyr1.1, whole genome shotgun sequence genomic DNA:
- the LOC123684589 gene encoding uncharacterized mitochondrial protein AtMg00810-like, with protein sequence MTISNSPDKFLGIQIKRQHGILFLNQESYVKKILEKFRMEDAKPVTTPMEVVTDDESNDQIKIKYPYLELIGNLMYLTNKTRPDISYAVNFCSRRMEEPKTRDVKNLKRILIYLVSSKEDGICFRKTSECEKLIAYCDADFAGDV encoded by the coding sequence ATGACAATCAGTAACAGCCCTGATAAGTTCCTTGGAATACAAATTAAAAGACAGCATGGAATATTGTTTTTGAATCAAGAAAGTTatgtgaagaaaattttggagaaattcAGAATGGAAGATGCGAAACCAGTTACTACACCTATGGAAGTTGTGACTGATGATGAATCAAACgatcaaatcaaaattaaatatcCTTACCTAGAACTTATTGGAAATCTGATGTACTTAACTAACAAAACCAGACCGGACATTTCATATGCAGTCAACTTTTGCAGTAGAAGAATGGAAGAACCTAAAACCAGAGATGTGAAAAACTTGAAaagaattttgatatatttagtgTCATCAAAAGAAGATGGGATATGTTTCCGGAAAACCAGTGAGTGTGAAAAGCTTATTGCCTATTGTGATGCGGACTTCGCTGGAGATGTTTAG
- the LOC123685440 gene encoding 60S ribosomal protein L31, producing the protein MAKPKAEKKSKSAINEVVTREYTINLHKRLHGIGFKKRAPRAIKEIRKFAVLQMGTPDVRIDTRLNKQIWSKGIRNVPFRLRVRLSRRRNEDEDSVNKLYTLATYVPVATFKKLQTENVDAGTE; encoded by the exons ATGGCCAAACCTAAAGCTGAGAAAAAAAGCAAATCCGCCATCAACGAGGTGGTCACAAGAGAATACACAATAAACCTCCATAAACGTCTCCATGGTATAGGTTTCAAAAAGAGGGCTCCTAGAGCCATTAAGGAGATTCGTAAATTTGCCGTTCTCCAAATGGGAACTCCTGATGTGAGAATAGACACCAGATTGAATAAACAAATTTGGTCTAAAGGTATAAG AAATGTACCATTCAGATTACGAGTTCGTTTGTCAAGAAGGAGGAATGAAGATGAGGACTCCGTAAACAAATTATACACCCTAGCGACATATGTTCCAGTTGCAACGTTCAAAAAGTTGCAAACAGAAAATGTTGATGCTGGTACCGAATAA